The Candidatus Cloacimonadota bacterium region AGAGCGAAGTGGGGATTGTCCTTGAAAGCCTTTTTACTTCCTTGGCCTGGATCCTTCACTTCGTTCAGGATGACGAGTCGGGACGGGGTTTTCAGGGCAATCGAATTCGACCATCACCTCCCAAACCTGAGTCTGGCCATCACTCTGAGCGCCAGCGAGGAATCCAGCCCATGGTGTTAATAATTGTGTCTATATTCCACATTGAAGAGGGCATCCCCCCACCAACTCGCGGAAACAGAATGAAATTCGTCCAAATCCCAATAGAATTCCTCGTAAATAAAATCAACCGCAAAATCCGTTCCGTGGCGTTCAATTAAAGCATCCATCACGAGGTCTTCGATGTCTTCATCATCCTGGGGGAGATAGAAAATTGTCCAGCTCTCCAAGGAGTCATCGCCGGCAAAATAGAGCCAAATCTCATCCACGTAAGGGTTTTCCGAATCGGAGAATCTAATGCGATCGGAGGTTTCATCGATGATTTCAAAGCCGCTTGCCTCCAAAATCTCGATGGCTTCATCCGCTTCGATGTCAAAAGAAAGGTTGAAAAGTCCGGTTTGAGCGCCCAGGACGGCTGTCAGAGCCAGGGCGAGCAGAGTGTATATTAGCTTTTTCATGGTATATCTCCTTGTATTTTCCCCATAAAATAATTGATGTGTTTCCCAAAGCCAATCAGAATGTTATAAAATGTTCGCGAACCGGATTCAGGAAATGGTTTGGGAAATGGAGATGGTTTGGAGTGAAGTGGGATGTCCAAAGACGATTTGGTAGGCGCAGACGGAAGCGGCAACCGCCACATTGAGGGAGTTTTTCCAGCCTTGAACGGGCAGGGAAACGATGTGGTCACAAAGCTTTAGAGCTTCGCCAATCCCGTGGCTTTCATTGCCAAGCAGCAGGGCGAGGGGAAGCTGGAAATCGGTTTCGAACACGGAACTGGATTCTGGGGATGTTTCCAGCGCGTAAACCTTGCGGCCTCTTGTTTTCGCCTCTTCAACCGCCTGGATTGTGTTGCTAAAGTGTCGCCAGACAAGCTTTTCCTCGGTTCCCCTGGCGGTTTTTGCCAAGGCTGGATTTCCGGGAAGGGGAGAAACGCCGCAAAGCCAGATTTCGCCGATTCCGAGGCAATCCGCGCCACGAAAGATGGAGCCCACATTGAAGGCGGAGCGCAGGTTGTCCAAAATCAGGATTATCCGGCTGGCACGATTCAGGGTTTTGGGGTCGGCGAAGCGGGCGCCATCACGCTGGGGCAGTTGAAGATGGCTGTCCGCGAGATTTTTGCCCAGGGAGTTTTGGAAAGGGGCAAGAGCCAGGCTGATATCCCGGTGGTTTTTTGCCTTATCCAACGCCTGGGAAAGTTCGATGGCCACTTGTGGGACGGGCTTTTCCATCCAGGAAACGCAGTCTTGGATTTCTCCGATAAAGTGAGCGGCGGCGTCTTGGATTTCCAGGTTTTCTTCCAAGGCTTCAGCAAGTTTTTCCAAGGCTTTGAGCTGGGTTTGGGGCGCCAGGTTTTGGAATTTCTTTTTACTGTATGAGCCCAGAAACTTCATGGCACAAGCAACTGGGCCAATTTGGCGGCAGTGAGCAGGTTTTCGGCGATGAAATCCGGCTGGTAATCCCATTTCTGGGTTCCATAAAGCATTTCCTGAGCGCCATTTCCGGAAAGCAGCAGGATGGATTGTAAACCCGCTTTTTTGCCGAAGGCGATGTCGGTTTCACGGTCGCCAATCATCCAGGACGCGGCAGGATTGAGCCTGAATTCACGCTGGGCGCGGTGGAACATTCCCAGGCCGGGTTTTCTGTCTTCGTGAGCGATGTTATAGGGCGCCACAATCCCATCCGCATAGTAGGGCGAAAAATAGATGGCGTCCAGTTTAACCCCTTGGACGGCAAGCAGTTCCTGGAGCTTCGCGTGAACCTTTTCCAGCTCTGGGAAGCCGAAATATCCCCGCGCGATTCCGGATTGGTTGGTGACCAAAATCAACAAATAGCCCAGGGATTTCAGGAGCCTGAGCGCTTCACCGGTGTAGGAATAGAGTTCGTAGCCGGCGGGGTCGGAAATGTAGCCGAATTTATCCGGGCTGATACAGCCATCGCGGTCCAGAAAAACCGCTTTATCAGAACTTTTTGCTGTCACTGGTTTGGAATCTCAGGGCGTCGGGCAGAGCCAGGTTGAACAGCGCCACCTTGTATTCCCAATAGTCGTTTCGGCGGGTGTAGCTCAAATCGAGCTTCCAGCAGTGTAAATCCCGGGAGACTTTCACGGTTTGAGAAAGCATTTCGCCGGTTTTCAGGTTGAAATAGGTTCCGTAGGAAAGCGACCAATTTTGGGTGATTTTGAAGCTGGTATCCAGGCGCAGATTGTGGGCGTTGGGCTCGAAAAGGCGGGAAGTGGCGCTCAGGTCGTGGGATACAGCGAGGCGCCAGGTGTTCGGGTTTGAACTGAA contains the following coding sequences:
- a CDS encoding RNA methyltransferase → MKFLGSYSKKKFQNLAPQTQLKALEKLAEALEENLEIQDAAAHFIGEIQDCVSWMEKPVPQVAIELSQALDKAKNHRDISLALAPFQNSLGKNLADSHLQLPQRDGARFADPKTLNRASRIILILDNLRSAFNVGSIFRGADCLGIGEIWLCGVSPLPGNPALAKTARGTEEKLVWRHFSNTIQAVEEAKTRGRKVYALETSPESSSVFETDFQLPLALLLGNESHGIGEALKLCDHIVSLPVQGWKNSLNVAVAASVCAYQIVFGHPTSLQTISISQTIS
- a CDS encoding HAD family hydrolase; the encoded protein is MTAKSSDKAVFLDRDGCISPDKFGYISDPAGYELYSYTGEALRLLKSLGYLLILVTNQSGIARGYFGFPELEKVHAKLQELLAVQGVKLDAIYFSPYYADGIVAPYNIAHEDRKPGLGMFHRAQREFRLNPAASWMIGDRETDIAFGKKAGLQSILLLSGNGAQEMLYGTQKWDYQPDFIAENLLTAAKLAQLLVP